From Oncorhynchus mykiss isolate Arlee chromosome 6, USDA_OmykA_1.1, whole genome shotgun sequence, the proteins below share one genomic window:
- the LOC110526277 gene encoding cadherin-5, with product MMRQSAWRQMTAPELWMGLFALALTLSLTMAEHMDQRPALQTSPVLHRHKREWLWNNLYVEEERPTYFQYYLGKLKSTKSGDRTHYVIEGEGANTIFKVDEKGDIFVTERLDREVKSKYHLSAKLVDTSNKLVEKVEDFVILVTDINDNDPVFTKSFNASIKERSKRGTKVIEVTATDADDPTTANGELDYKLLEGGDFFNIDSTTGIITTKYENLDRETQSSYVVVVQAQDLRGLKQGGTATTSVSIAVSDINDNIATFTKSSYVFRVKEDMKRGQRIDTMVLEDRDEIQNKDPIFTIAPSSDIFEMERSQIKDGNLMLKKGLDYETKSSYTFFVHVRENHLQSPADNKDNPLIKAQVTIQVLDVDEQPEFSKSIYNFNVIEEMMVNNIGVISARDPDQAKKAIRYSIEDKDSPIGINPITGQLFTVRKLDRELVANHMFQVKAKEEPNGLESFVNVNILVIDINDNKPELSIEEIFVCENDMAGTVIGTISATDKDDHLPAFSFTLVKPNGNFSVIDNNDNTSNIVLKHGGFSLEDSRDYVIEIGISDGGRPPMNSITSLPIKVCRCDNKRIHTQCKAAQLKMGVSVHALIVILVCILTILVVVILIAMRKRHQKDALVTLGKSEIHEQLVTYDEEGGGEMDTNGYDVSILTSARNDGSMSMRQGPSLYAMVKKPPTACKGDMAVMIEVKKDEADHDRDEIPYDTLHIYGYEGPESLAGSLSSLDSSSTGSNLDYDFLNDWGPRFRTLAELYGVDGSEGSGSPY from the exons ATGATGAGACAGTCTGCATGGAGGCAGATGACGGCACCAGAGCTGTGGATGGGTCTCTTTGCCTTGGCCCTGACCCTCAGTCTAACCATGGCTGAACATATGGATCAGAGGCCAGCACTCCAAACCAGCCCAGTTCTCCACAGGCACAAGAGAGAGTGGTTGTGGAACAACCTTTACGTGGAGGAGGAAAGGCCAACCTACTTCCAATACTATCTTGGAAAG TTAAAGTCAACAAAGTCTGGTGACAGGACACACTATGTCATTGAGGGAGAAGGTGCCAACACAATCTTCAAAGTGGATGAAAAAGGAGACATCTTTGTCACTGAACGATTGGATCGAGAGGTGAAAAGCAAATACCATCTAAGTGCAAAGCTGGTTGATACCAGCAACAAATTGGTGGAGAAAGTGGAAGACTTTGTGATCCTGGTTACTGACATCAATGACAATGATCCAGTGTTTACTAAATCGTTCAACGCTTCTATCAAAGAGAGATCCAAAAGAG GAACTAAAGTGATAGAAGTCACAGCCACTGATGCAGATGATCCAACGACTGCAAATGGagaacttgattacaaattattaGAGGGGGGAGATTTCTTCAATATAGACAGCACAACAG GGATTATCACCACCAAATATGAGAACCTGGACCGTGAGACCCAGAGTAGCTATGTGGTTGTGGTTCAAGCCCAGGATCTGAGAGGACTTAAACAAGGGGGCACCGCCACCACCTCTGTCAGCATCGCAGTCAGCGACATCAATGATAACATAGCCACATTTACCAAAA GTTCCTATGTATTTAGAGTGAAAGAGGACATGAAGCGGGGACAGAGAATAGACACCATGGTCCTGGAGGACAGAGATGAGATCCAGAATAAAGACCCCATCTTCACCATAGCACCTTCATCTGACATTTTTGAAATGGAGCGCAGTCAGATCAAAGACGGCAACCTCATGCTGAAAAAG GGACTGGATTATGAAACCAAGAGCAGCTACACATTCTTTGTGCATGTGAGGGAGAACCACTTGCAGTCCCCTGCGGATAATAAGGACAATCCTTTGATCAAGgcccaggtgaccatccaggtgCTAGATGTTGATGAGCAGCCAGAATTCAGCAAGAGCATCTACAACTTTAATGTCATTGAGGAAATGATGGTCAATAATATTGGAGTCATTTCAGCCAGAGATCCTGATCAAGCCAAAAAGGCCATACG GTATTCCATTGAGGACAAGGACAGTCCCATTGGTATCAACCCCATAACTGGACAACTTTTCACAGTGAGGAAGCTGGATCGGGAGTTAGTAGCCAATCACATGTTCCAGGTTAAAGCTAAGGAGGAACCAAATG GACTGGAATCTTTTGTGAACGTCAACATACTGGTCATTGATATCAATGACAACAAACCAGAGCTGTCCATTGAGGAGATATTCGTTTGTGAAAATGATATGGCTGGAACG GTGATTGGGACCATAAGTGCCACAGACAAAGATGATCATTTGCCCGCATTCAGCTTCACGTTGGTGAAGCCGAACGGCAACTTTTCAGTCATCGATAACAACG ACAACACATCTAACATAGTGCTGAAACATGGAGGCTTCAGCCTGGAGGACTCCAGGGATTATGTAATAGAAATTGGGATCAGCGATGGAGGCAGGCCTCCCATGAACAGCATCACCTCTCTGCCTATCAAAGTGTGCAGGTGTGACAACAAGAGGATCCACACCCAGTGCAAAGCAGCCCAACTCAAAATGGGTGTCAGTGTCCACGCCCTTATTGTTATACTGGTGTGCATCCTGACTATTCTGG TCGTAGTGATCCTGATCGCTATGAGAAAACGTCACCAGAAGGATGCCCTGGTCACTCTGGGTAAGAGTGAGATCCACGAGCAGCTAGTGACGTACGACGAGGAGGGCGGTGGGGAGATGGACACCAATGGCTATGACGTGTCCATCCTGACCTCAGCTCGGAATGACGGCAGCATGAGCATGAGGCAGGGCCCCAGCCTTTACGCCATGGTGAAGAAACCGCCAACCGCGTGCAAGGGAGACATGGCCGTGATGATCGAGGTGAAGAAAGACGAGGCTGACCATGACAGGGATGAGATCCCCTACGATACCCTGCACATCTATGGCTACGAGGGGCCAGAGTCCCTGGCTGGTAGCCTCAGTTCCCTGGATAGTTCCTCTACTGGCTCTAACCTTGACTATGACTTCTTAAACGACTGGGGCCCTCGCTTCAGAACCCTGGCTGAGCTCTACGGGGTGGATGGGTCTGAGGGAAGTGGCTCACCATATTGA